One genomic region from Reichenbachiella ulvae encodes:
- a CDS encoding type II toxin-antitoxin system RelE/ParE family toxin: protein MGIHKRELVRRQADKYYQGLIDGFSKISEKPQLGKSYEDLRLGYRALPVMSHIVFYRVSQDQSVTIIRILHKRMDYKSRLLE from the coding sequence ATGGGAATACACAAAAGAGAATTGGTCCGTAGGCAGGCGGATAAATATTACCAGGGATTGATTGATGGCTTTTCTAAGATCAGCGAAAAACCACAATTAGGCAAGAGCTACGAGGACCTAAGACTCGGATATAGGGCATTGCCAGTAATGTCACACATTGTTTTCTATCGGGTGTCTCAGGATCAATCGGTTACTATCATTCGAATCTTGCATAAACGCATGGATTATAAGAGCAGACTCCTAGAGTAG
- a CDS encoding UvrD-helicase domain-containing protein: MEQDSSQSNFHIYRASAGSGKTYTLTYNYLRLALRYPEYFKSILAVTFTNKATQEMKSRIVDTLREISKSEPPMAKDLMEDLKMDAATLKQRADKVLKTLLHNYSFFAVTTIDAFFQKVVRSFAREIGIHSGFKIELDQNKVLSEVIDRLIQQISSDQQLLRWLTDFAISEINDGKSWDTNKSIMNLSRELFKDEVLSRRHEIFARLDDEGFMDRVIQNVSSKMNEFVSTCKELALAGVETIERYGLGIDSFTQKGKGVGGYLYALGRNGDLKEPNSYIENALKDDKWAPKTSKERDVVEQAVNSGLRDELQQLVDYYQKNIKAYKSLQQVSGQLYAFGLLSRIHQEIGDYKEDNDLLLISDFQLFLHEIINDSDSPYVYEKIGTRYKHYLIDEFQDTSGLHWDNFRPLVQDSLASGQFNMIVGDVKQSIYRWRGGDWDILLSRVKDGMDEQTIAEKTLAVNRRSKENIVKFNNEFFEAAPAIVEGGVMGKYEGSKVRIQEAYQSSSQQLWDESGEGLVRLQFFDKKEQEEGYEVEQLIKQVQFLQDNNYQLSDIAILVRKNTEGRKIAEALMSHRLNHPEDHYRYDVISNESLFIKNNKAVHLILQVVSYLQNRKEPLLQEQVRYALTALVEDQDQAESLWIEIEKQAPEWQKLRLSQLVNACVKVFDLLSRKEDLPYVLAFQDAVEDFLEYEADARLDFMRWWSDNSNRSITLSGEQDAMTIMTVHQSKGLQFKAVLLPYCNWLLDHGNIRPFLWSEEASDSNILGLPLVPVKYKTELTQTVFVKDYQAELHDIHLDNLNLLYVAMTRAEEVLYMCCPMDIGKKLFQHVGHLVYQYAQQQHLIEEDQLEVEIGKVGESSHSKEVDLIKPLVLEPKQSLHASSFELSLRHQRRILEESQIESINYGDIVHWIFSKIRKRSDFTTAIELAVTKFGLREDELEEIKKHLRQVWDLPQVSQWFSEDWEVKNEASILLADGKMKRPDRVVIKEGLALVIDYKTGFKSQGHIQQVEEYKSILHQMGYDQVKGYLIYFNQPELIAV, translated from the coding sequence ATGGAGCAAGATTCTTCTCAGTCCAATTTTCATATTTATCGCGCTTCTGCAGGATCGGGTAAGACCTATACGCTGACTTACAACTACCTGCGACTGGCCTTGCGCTATCCGGAGTATTTCAAGTCCATCCTGGCGGTGACCTTTACCAACAAGGCTACCCAGGAGATGAAATCCCGAATCGTAGATACGCTCCGAGAGATCAGCAAGAGTGAGCCACCCATGGCAAAAGATCTGATGGAGGATCTGAAGATGGATGCTGCGACATTGAAGCAAAGAGCCGATAAGGTACTCAAGACCTTGCTACACAACTATTCCTTCTTTGCGGTCACTACCATTGATGCTTTTTTTCAGAAGGTGGTGCGATCCTTTGCCCGTGAGATCGGGATCCATAGTGGATTCAAAATCGAACTGGATCAGAACAAAGTGCTCTCCGAGGTGATCGATCGCTTGATTCAGCAGATTAGCTCTGATCAGCAGCTATTGCGTTGGTTGACCGATTTTGCGATCAGCGAGATCAATGATGGCAAGTCCTGGGACACCAACAAAAGCATTATGAATTTGTCCCGAGAGCTATTCAAAGATGAGGTGCTTTCACGACGACATGAGATCTTTGCCAGGCTGGACGATGAAGGTTTTATGGATCGAGTGATCCAGAATGTTTCCTCCAAAATGAATGAGTTTGTTTCAACTTGTAAGGAACTAGCACTAGCAGGTGTAGAAACAATCGAAAGATACGGACTTGGGATTGATAGTTTTACTCAGAAGGGTAAAGGTGTAGGTGGTTATCTATATGCCTTGGGTCGCAATGGAGATTTAAAGGAACCCAACTCCTACATAGAAAACGCATTAAAAGATGATAAATGGGCTCCAAAGACATCCAAAGAAAGGGATGTTGTAGAACAAGCCGTTAATAGTGGGTTGAGGGACGAACTACAGCAACTTGTTGATTACTATCAAAAAAACATCAAGGCCTACAAGTCACTTCAGCAGGTTTCGGGGCAGTTGTATGCCTTTGGGCTGTTGTCCAGAATACACCAGGAGATTGGAGACTATAAAGAGGACAACGACCTGCTTTTGATCTCGGACTTTCAGCTATTCCTTCACGAGATCATCAACGATTCGGATTCTCCCTATGTCTACGAAAAAATAGGAACGAGATACAAACACTATCTGATCGACGAGTTTCAGGATACCAGTGGCCTGCATTGGGACAACTTCCGACCGCTCGTTCAGGACAGCCTGGCCAGTGGCCAATTCAATATGATCGTGGGGGATGTCAAGCAATCCATCTATCGCTGGCGCGGGGGCGATTGGGACATCCTTTTGTCCAGGGTCAAAGACGGGATGGACGAGCAAACCATAGCTGAAAAGACGCTGGCTGTCAACCGACGAAGCAAGGAGAACATCGTGAAGTTCAATAACGAATTTTTCGAAGCTGCGCCCGCCATAGTAGAAGGTGGTGTCATGGGCAAGTATGAAGGCAGCAAGGTCAGAATACAGGAGGCCTATCAATCCAGCAGTCAGCAGCTTTGGGACGAATCTGGGGAAGGCTTGGTGCGTTTACAGTTCTTTGATAAGAAAGAGCAGGAGGAGGGCTATGAAGTAGAGCAGTTGATCAAGCAGGTTCAATTCTTGCAGGACAATAACTATCAGCTCAGCGACATAGCCATCTTGGTTCGTAAAAACACCGAGGGACGCAAAATTGCCGAAGCACTGATGAGTCATCGTCTCAATCACCCCGAAGATCACTATCGCTACGATGTGATATCCAACGAATCTCTATTTATCAAAAATAACAAGGCTGTGCACTTGATCCTACAGGTGGTTTCCTATCTGCAGAACAGAAAAGAGCCCTTGCTTCAGGAGCAGGTGCGCTATGCACTGACGGCTCTGGTAGAAGATCAGGACCAGGCAGAGTCCCTTTGGATCGAAATCGAAAAACAGGCACCCGAATGGCAGAAGCTCAGATTGTCTCAGTTGGTCAATGCATGTGTCAAGGTCTTTGATCTACTGAGTCGAAAAGAAGATCTGCCCTATGTGCTGGCATTTCAGGATGCGGTAGAGGATTTTCTGGAGTATGAGGCCGATGCGCGATTGGATTTTATGCGCTGGTGGTCGGACAATAGCAACCGTTCGATTACGCTGTCTGGCGAACAGGATGCGATGACCATCATGACGGTCCACCAGTCCAAAGGCCTTCAATTCAAGGCGGTGCTTCTGCCTTACTGCAATTGGTTGCTCGATCATGGCAATATTAGACCCTTCCTTTGGAGCGAGGAGGCGAGCGACTCTAATATCCTGGGTTTGCCGCTGGTGCCTGTTAAGTACAAAACAGAGCTGACGCAAACGGTATTTGTCAAGGACTATCAGGCTGAATTGCATGACATTCATTTGGACAATCTTAATTTGCTCTATGTGGCCATGACACGTGCAGAGGAGGTACTATATATGTGCTGCCCAATGGATATTGGCAAAAAGCTTTTCCAACATGTAGGACACCTGGTGTATCAGTATGCCCAACAGCAGCATCTGATAGAGGAGGATCAGTTGGAGGTAGAGATTGGGAAGGTAGGGGAGTCCTCTCACAGCAAGGAGGTTGACCTGATCAAACCTTTGGTTCTTGAGCCAAAACAGAGTCTACATGCTTCCTCCTTTGAGCTGTCCCTTCGTCATCAAAGGCGGATACTGGAAGAGTCGCAGATCGAATCCATCAACTATGGAGATATCGTTCACTGGATCTTTTCTAAGATTCGCAAGCGATCGGATTTTACTACGGCGATAGAGTTGGCTGTGACCAAGTTTGGTCTGAGAGAAGACGAGCTCGAAGAAATCAAAAAGCATCTGAGGCAGGTATGGGATTTGCCTCAAGTCTCTCAGTGGTTTAGTGAGGATTGGGAGGTGAAGAATGAAGCTTCGATCCTGCTTGCCGATGGCAAAATGAAACGACCCGACCGTGTGGTTATCAAGGAGGGGCTGGCATTGGTGATTGATTACAAAACGGGATTCAAATCTCAGGGCCACATCCAGCAAGTGGAAGAATACAAATCGATACTTCATCAAATGGGCTATGATCAGGTGAAGGGCTACTTGATCTATTTCAATCAGCCTGAGCTGATTGCAGTTTGA
- a CDS encoding thymidylate synthase, protein MKQYHELMQRILDEGVQKGDRTGTGTTSVFGHQMRFDLSEGFPVVTTKKLHLRSIIHELLWFLKGDQNIAYLKENGVSIWDEWADEEGNLGPVYGVQWRSWPTADGQTIDQIAQVVNDIKNNPNSRRLIVSAWNVADVPNMALPPCHAFFQFYVADGKLSCQLYQRSADVFLGVPFNIASYALLTMMIAQVCDLEPGDFVHTLGDAHLYSNHIEQANLQLSRDFRPLPTLKINPEVKDLFEFKFEDFELVGYDPHPHIKAAVAV, encoded by the coding sequence ATGAAGCAATACCACGAACTGATGCAGAGAATCCTCGACGAGGGTGTACAAAAAGGAGACAGAACCGGAACGGGTACTACCAGTGTCTTTGGGCATCAGATGCGTTTTGATTTGTCGGAGGGATTTCCGGTAGTGACGACCAAAAAACTGCACCTGAGATCCATCATCCACGAATTGCTTTGGTTTTTGAAAGGCGATCAGAATATCGCATACCTCAAGGAAAATGGCGTGTCGATCTGGGACGAGTGGGCTGACGAAGAGGGCAATCTAGGACCGGTATACGGTGTGCAATGGCGCAGCTGGCCTACTGCCGATGGTCAAACCATCGACCAAATCGCACAAGTGGTGAACGATATCAAAAACAACCCGAATTCGCGTAGGTTGATCGTGAGTGCATGGAACGTGGCGGATGTGCCTAACATGGCTTTGCCTCCCTGCCATGCCTTCTTCCAGTTTTATGTAGCGGATGGCAAGTTGAGCTGTCAGCTGTATCAGCGCAGTGCAGATGTGTTTTTGGGTGTGCCGTTCAATATTGCTTCCTATGCATTGCTGACGATGATGATTGCTCAGGTTTGTGATCTGGAGCCTGGAGATTTCGTACACACGCTAGGCGATGCACACCTGTATTCGAACCACATCGAGCAGGCCAACTTGCAGTTGAGTCGCGACTTCAGGCCTCTGCCTACCTTGAAGATCAATCCTGAGGTGAAAGATCTCTTCGAGTTCAAGTTTGAGGATTTCGAACTGGTGGGATATGATCCGCATCCGCATATCAAGGCGGCTGTGGCGGTTTAA
- the sdaAB gene encoding L-serine ammonia-lyase, iron-sulfur-dependent subunit beta has product MERSSVFDMIGPVMIGPSSSHTAGVVRIGRVGVKLLGGIAEEAEITFYNSFAQTYEGHGSDRAIVAGLMDFETDDERIKNSFDHAKGKMKFKFRSIGNASTKHPNTVYLKLTKGDKKIELEGESRGGGVIRIASVNGFNSGFTANLHTLIVTTDDAMGSIAFISDVISHDDCNIATMTVSRKGKNDIACQIIEMDSGINDITLQYIRNLKWVHNVIYIPVI; this is encoded by the coding sequence ATGGAACGAAGCAGTGTGTTCGATATGATCGGTCCTGTCATGATCGGTCCGTCCAGTTCACATACCGCCGGAGTGGTGCGTATCGGTAGAGTAGGAGTCAAATTGCTCGGTGGCATAGCCGAGGAGGCGGAAATCACCTTTTACAATTCTTTTGCCCAGACCTACGAAGGGCACGGCAGTGATCGTGCGATTGTAGCTGGATTGATGGATTTTGAAACCGATGACGAGCGCATCAAAAACTCCTTTGATCATGCCAAGGGGAAGATGAAGTTCAAATTCCGCTCCATTGGCAATGCATCGACCAAACACCCCAACACCGTCTATCTCAAACTCACTAAAGGAGACAAAAAGATCGAACTAGAGGGCGAAAGCCGCGGAGGAGGAGTGATCCGAATCGCCAGTGTCAATGGCTTCAATTCCGGTTTTACTGCCAATCTGCACACCTTGATCGTCACGACTGACGATGCGATGGGCAGCATCGCCTTTATCTCAGATGTGATCTCGCACGATGACTGCAACATCGCGACCATGACCGTATCCCGAAAGGGAAAGAACGACATTGCCTGCCAGATCATAGAGATGGATTCCGGTATCAATGACATTACGCTGCAGTACATCCGCAATCTCAAGTGGGTGCACAACGTGATTTATATTCCGGTTATTTAG
- a CDS encoding FGGY family carbohydrate kinase, with protein MYLLGYEVGSTAIKVAVIQAEQNKVVDVLQHPEHDLSIITKHSGWAEQHPDMWWQELCMATRKILSKNKINPRDIAGIGIAYQMHGLVLIDQDHKALRPSIIWNDSRAVAIGKKAFKDLGEQECLENYLNSPGNFTASKLRWVKDNEPDIYDRIYKIMLPGDYIAMKLTGKIQTTISGLSEAILWDFKQKKPAKKVLDYYGIDEDMIPEIVPTFDVHGTLTPEAAELAGLAAGIPVTYRAGDQPNNALSLNVLNPGEIAATSAESGVVYGIVDRPKYDQRSRVNSFAHVNYEDNFDRIGVLLCLNGAGNQYGWMKHQIAQSGRHYDDMERMAATVPIGSDDLCILPFGNGAERMLDEKSINSHIMNMEFNRHGRGHLYRAALEGVAFSFAYGMNLLKEMGLEVDILRVTNDNMFQSEVFSMTLATLLDCHIEVVDTTGAIGAARAAGVASGVYASLEEALSHVTPSTIFEPRLNQPRCIQAYHHWVSYLDQTLYEIPSKANRPEVLREKNKALKTSLEEKNKELASSAMQVHNKDEFILEIKQNLSEIANGNMSDDQKKQINKLIQKMEDHVDKNKDWENFEEKFNLLHSDFFKKLKEDHPKLSVAEAKLCMLLKMKLSTKEIANQLNLSVRGVETRRYRLRKKLQLPKEIELENYVDRV; from the coding sequence ATGTATTTATTAGGCTATGAAGTGGGCAGTACGGCAATCAAAGTCGCCGTGATTCAGGCAGAACAAAATAAAGTAGTAGATGTACTGCAACACCCCGAACATGATCTTAGCATTATCACCAAACATAGCGGCTGGGCAGAACAGCACCCCGACATGTGGTGGCAAGAACTCTGCATGGCTACACGTAAAATCCTTAGCAAGAATAAAATCAACCCCAGAGATATAGCTGGTATCGGTATCGCATACCAAATGCACGGTCTGGTACTCATAGACCAAGACCACAAGGCACTTCGCCCATCCATCATCTGGAACGACAGCCGTGCTGTGGCCATAGGCAAAAAGGCCTTCAAAGATCTGGGAGAACAAGAATGTCTGGAAAACTACCTTAACTCTCCTGGTAATTTCACCGCATCCAAACTGCGATGGGTCAAGGATAACGAGCCGGACATTTACGACCGAATCTACAAAATCATGCTGCCTGGCGACTACATCGCTATGAAACTCACTGGCAAGATTCAGACTACCATTTCGGGTTTGTCTGAAGCCATACTTTGGGACTTCAAACAGAAAAAACCAGCCAAAAAGGTTTTGGACTATTACGGAATCGACGAAGACATGATCCCCGAGATTGTCCCGACCTTCGACGTACATGGTACACTGACTCCAGAAGCAGCAGAACTTGCTGGTCTGGCTGCAGGCATACCTGTCACCTATCGTGCAGGCGACCAACCCAACAATGCCTTGTCTCTGAATGTGTTGAATCCTGGAGAGATAGCTGCTACTAGTGCGGAATCAGGAGTGGTCTACGGTATCGTCGATCGACCCAAATATGATCAACGTTCGCGAGTCAATTCATTCGCGCATGTCAACTATGAAGACAACTTTGACCGTATCGGTGTTTTGCTCTGCCTCAATGGAGCCGGCAACCAATATGGCTGGATGAAGCATCAAATCGCACAGAGTGGCCGCCACTACGACGACATGGAGCGCATGGCAGCTACTGTACCCATCGGTTCTGATGACCTATGCATCTTGCCCTTTGGCAATGGAGCCGAAAGGATGCTGGACGAAAAGAGCATCAACTCCCATATCATGAACATGGAGTTCAATCGACACGGACGAGGACACCTCTACCGTGCCGCTCTGGAAGGTGTCGCTTTTTCCTTTGCCTATGGCATGAACCTATTGAAAGAAATGGGACTGGAAGTAGACATCCTGCGAGTCACCAATGACAACATGTTTCAGTCAGAGGTCTTTTCTATGACGCTGGCCACACTTCTGGATTGTCACATCGAGGTAGTGGACACCACGGGTGCGATTGGAGCTGCCCGTGCTGCGGGTGTGGCAAGTGGGGTTTATGCTTCTTTGGAAGAAGCCCTGTCTCATGTCACTCCCAGTACGATATTCGAGCCCCGACTGAACCAACCTCGCTGTATCCAGGCCTATCATCATTGGGTTTCCTATCTGGATCAAACCCTCTATGAAATCCCATCCAAAGCCAATAGACCGGAGGTGCTACGCGAAAAAAATAAAGCCCTAAAGACCTCTCTGGAGGAAAAAAACAAAGAACTGGCTTCCTCAGCGATGCAAGTTCACAACAAGGACGAATTCATTTTGGAGATCAAACAAAACCTGAGTGAAATCGCAAATGGCAACATGTCCGACGATCAAAAAAAGCAAATCAATAAGCTGATCCAAAAAATGGAGGATCATGTGGACAAGAACAAAGACTGGGAAAATTTTGAAGAAAAATTCAACCTACTGCATTCCGATTTCTTCAAAAAATTGAAAGAGGATCATCCAAAACTTTCAGTCGCAGAGGCGAAGCTATGCATGCTCCTGAAAATGAAGCTGTCTACCAAAGAAATTGCCAACCAACTGAATCTTTCGGTTCGTGGAGTTGAAACACGCCGATATCGATTGAGAAAAAAGCTACAACTACCCAAAGAAATAGAGTTGGAAAATTATGTAGACCGGGTCTAA
- a CDS encoding porin family protein — protein MNHKAILLTSLFLLLMVFSASAQRYGQVSKFRMSLSALAGSKTGYGKDFVDPGFGLGANLGMEYVFHKSASVAGSYSYFFTGSDVVKSVSVINVDGRYYFAGERSDSKIYALLGVAVGWSNRTGTDNNSETGLNLGIGFNHALNKDWGFNLQAKYQTPVESQFVIGAGIIRSF, from the coding sequence ATGAATCACAAAGCAATCCTACTCACTAGCCTATTCCTTTTATTAATGGTTTTTTCTGCCTCAGCACAGCGCTATGGACAGGTATCCAAGTTTCGCATGTCGCTGAGTGCCCTGGCAGGATCTAAAACAGGTTATGGTAAGGATTTCGTAGATCCGGGCTTTGGCTTAGGTGCTAACCTGGGAATGGAATATGTGTTTCACAAATCCGCAAGTGTAGCAGGCAGCTACAGCTATTTCTTTACGGGTTCGGATGTAGTCAAATCCGTATCCGTGATCAACGTAGACGGTCGCTATTACTTTGCTGGTGAGCGAAGCGATAGCAAAATATACGCGCTACTAGGGGTCGCCGTAGGCTGGAGCAACAGAACAGGTACCGACAACAACTCCGAAACCGGCCTCAACCTCGGCATTGGTTTCAATCATGCCCTGAACAAAGATTGGGGTTTCAATCTACAAGCCAAATACCAAACCCCGGTAGAAAGTCAATTCGTAATCGGGGCTGGTATCATTCGTAGCTTTTGA
- a CDS encoding type II toxin-antitoxin system ParD family antitoxin, with translation MAKNTSIALGDHFDNFVSTSVKSGRYNSASEVIRAALRLLEEQEEKKNILLKAIKEGEESGLVEDFDPQALLDELHSRHNIQ, from the coding sequence ATGGCAAAAAACACATCAATAGCTCTTGGAGATCATTTTGATAATTTTGTTTCTACTTCAGTTAAATCGGGGAGGTATAATTCTGCCAGTGAAGTGATTCGGGCTGCCCTGCGCTTACTCGAGGAACAAGAAGAGAAAAAAAACATTCTTTTGAAGGCCATAAAGGAAGGAGAGGAGAGTGGACTAGTGGAAGACTTTGATCCACAGGCTTTGTTGGATGAGCTTCATTCCAGGCATAACATTCAATGA
- a CDS encoding DMT family transporter → MWILLGIISLLALGVYDILKKVSLYNNAVLPVLFFSTLASALFFFPTWIMSYTVEGFDQYENFYIPAVSFKVHLLIILKALIVISSWILSFLALKNLPISIVSPIRSTGPVWTLIGAILIYGETLNTWQWVGMVVALIFFYLFSIAGNKEGVDFKTNKWVWFIFLATLIGTISTLYDKYLIAHYNRLAIQAYFSFYQVPIMALVLWAFWYPKRKKLTAFRWQWTIPLIGIVLVLGDFAYFYALTFEDSLVSILSLLRRSSVIISFAAGALLFKEKNILHKGLILLGIIAGILLIMMGS, encoded by the coding sequence ATGTGGATACTACTTGGCATTATTTCGTTACTGGCTCTTGGGGTTTATGACATCCTCAAAAAGGTCTCGCTGTACAACAATGCCGTTCTTCCAGTCTTGTTCTTTTCCACACTTGCATCAGCCTTGTTCTTTTTCCCGACCTGGATCATGTCATACACCGTAGAAGGCTTTGATCAATATGAGAACTTCTACATTCCAGCGGTCAGTTTCAAAGTTCACCTGCTGATCATACTAAAAGCGCTTATTGTCATTTCCTCCTGGATTCTGTCCTTTCTTGCGCTTAAAAACTTGCCAATCAGTATTGTCTCCCCGATTCGTTCTACAGGTCCGGTTTGGACTTTGATCGGAGCGATTTTGATCTATGGCGAGACCCTTAACACCTGGCAATGGGTGGGTATGGTAGTAGCGCTGATCTTCTTTTATTTGTTTTCCATCGCCGGCAACAAGGAAGGTGTTGATTTCAAAACCAACAAATGGGTATGGTTCATTTTTCTCGCCACCTTGATTGGTACGATTAGTACCCTTTATGACAAATATCTCATAGCTCACTACAATCGTCTGGCCATTCAGGCATACTTTTCCTTTTATCAGGTCCCAATCATGGCATTGGTCCTTTGGGCCTTTTGGTACCCCAAAAGAAAAAAACTCACCGCATTCAGATGGCAATGGACCATTCCTCTCATCGGAATTGTACTCGTGCTGGGGGATTTCGCCTATTTCTATGCGCTCACCTTCGAGGATTCATTGGTATCTATACTGTCCTTGCTACGTCGCAGCAGCGTGATCATATCCTTTGCAGCCGGTGCACTCTTATTCAAAGAAAAAAACATCCTTCACAAAGGCCTGATCCTACTGGGAATCATTGCAGGTATCCTTTTGATCATGATGGGTAGCTAA
- a CDS encoding efflux RND transporter permease subunit: protein MINKKSSILSLVITFVVMGIMGMQLFDLKFNNDLDAFFPLDDPDLIYYKSYTEKFGHDNDYILVAFENQAGIFQQDFLLRQDSVAEQLEDIEGVEQIISLVNLKKLVKGPMGYLEIPYLHLDDPAQLEKDSLKIIKEPHVWSQFIAEDYSSTKLIIMHRKFENKKLADGFVSEIHRVLSQYQFDKVRLAGRPIGERAYVWAVQQDFTFFLIFSGITILIMLIIFIRKPSMVAAALLISLLSVALTLSFMTLVGKEIDILSTLIPSILLVVSMSDIIHLFSHAKEEYNAGTPMQTAVNRAVGKVGFATLLTSLTTAVGFITLISIRVQPIIDLGIYSAIGILFAFVLTYALFPQLMYLIHPNLGRKKSNKLIKKILDTLYHWVLRKQKLIIWSFIIGFLVVLYGISRLEINAYLIDDLPKNDPVRADFKYFDSEYGGTKPFTMTIWMADSSDIYNPRAIAMIDSIETLAHEMLNANNLVSPATLVKSIHQMQHSGLASAYQLPGNDRDWDQALRTIKKGKVEQRFFKVTDGYLAQISGFSRDQGSKDATERTEKLRTVLNQWLNEDSPLRYRITGSQLLIEKSHATLSMNLMKGLFGAVIIVSIIAGYMFRSWRMILITLIPNLFPIMAIAAVMGLFGIPINLGTSIIFAISFGIVVDDTIHFLSKMREERIAGRTMIYAIKRTLFATGEPIIITTIILTSGFAIFCFSQFAATFHTGLFVSVSFIVALIADLTLLPVLILYFLPRKVLRRK from the coding sequence ATGATCAACAAAAAGTCCTCTATTCTTTCCCTTGTGATCACCTTTGTCGTGATGGGCATCATGGGCATGCAGCTTTTCGATCTCAAATTCAACAACGATCTGGATGCTTTCTTTCCACTCGACGATCCCGATCTGATCTACTACAAATCCTACACCGAAAAATTCGGTCACGACAATGACTACATCCTCGTGGCATTCGAAAACCAGGCGGGGATATTCCAACAGGACTTTCTACTCCGACAGGACTCAGTAGCCGAGCAACTGGAAGACATCGAGGGGGTAGAGCAAATCATCTCTCTGGTCAACTTAAAGAAACTGGTCAAAGGACCAATGGGCTATTTGGAGATCCCCTACCTCCACCTCGACGACCCAGCGCAACTCGAAAAAGACAGCCTAAAAATCATCAAAGAGCCGCATGTCTGGAGCCAGTTCATAGCCGAGGACTATAGCTCGACCAAGCTGATCATCATGCACCGCAAGTTTGAGAACAAGAAGCTGGCGGACGGGTTCGTATCGGAGATCCACCGAGTACTGAGTCAATATCAATTTGACAAAGTGCGGCTGGCTGGACGCCCGATTGGCGAACGAGCCTATGTATGGGCGGTGCAGCAGGATTTTACTTTCTTCCTGATCTTCAGCGGCATCACCATTCTGATCATGCTGATCATCTTCATCCGTAAACCCTCGATGGTGGCAGCAGCTCTGCTGATTTCTCTCTTGTCAGTGGCGCTGACCCTGAGTTTTATGACCCTGGTCGGAAAGGAAATCGACATACTCTCTACCCTCATTCCTTCCATTCTACTGGTGGTATCCATGTCGGACATTATTCACCTCTTTTCGCATGCGAAAGAAGAATACAATGCAGGCACTCCGATGCAGACTGCCGTCAACCGAGCCGTGGGCAAAGTCGGTTTTGCTACGCTGCTTACTTCACTGACTACAGCGGTGGGCTTCATCACCCTGATCTCTATTCGAGTTCAGCCCATCATCGATTTAGGGATCTACAGCGCCATTGGTATTCTTTTCGCCTTTGTGCTGACTTATGCACTCTTCCCGCAGTTGATGTATTTGATCCACCCTAATCTGGGCAGAAAGAAAAGCAATAAGCTGATCAAGAAAATACTGGACACCCTATATCACTGGGTATTGAGAAAACAAAAACTGATCATTTGGTCTTTTATCATCGGCTTTCTGGTGGTTCTCTATGGCATCTCGAGATTAGAGATCAATGCCTACCTGATCGATGACCTGCCCAAAAACGACCCGGTACGCGCTGACTTCAAATATTTCGACAGTGAATATGGAGGCACCAAGCCCTTTACGATGACGATATGGATGGCCGACAGCTCCGATATCTACAATCCTAGAGCCATCGCTATGATCGACTCGATCGAGACACTGGCCCACGAGATGCTCAATGCCAACAATCTGGTATCTCCAGCCACCCTCGTGAAATCCATCCATCAAATGCAGCACAGTGGACTGGCCTCAGCCTACCAGCTGCCTGGCAATGATCGGGATTGGGATCAGGCCCTGCGCACCATCAAGAAAGGAAAGGTAGAGCAGCGATTCTTCAAAGTGACCGACGGCTATCTGGCTCAGATCAGCGGGTTTTCTCGGGACCAGGGATCCAAAGACGCCACCGAACGAACAGAAAAATTGAGAACGGTATTGAATCAATGGCTGAACGAAGACAGCCCACTGCGCTATCGAATCACCGGTTCACAGCTATTGATCGAAAAGAGCCACGCCACCCTCTCCATGAATCTGATGAAAGGCCTATTCGGAGCGGTGATTATCGTGAGCATCATTGCCGGCTATATGTTCAGATCCTGGCGCATGATTCTGATCACACTGATTCCGAATCTCTTTCCTATCATGGCCATCGCGGCAGTGATGGGGCTTTTTGGCATCCCGATCAATCTCGGCACCTCGATCATCTTTGCGATATCCTTCGGGATAGTGGTGGACGACACGATTCACTTCCTCAGCAAAATGCGGGAAGAACGAATCGCAGGTCGTACCATGATTTATGCCATCAAACGCACGCTCTTCGCCACCGGCGAACCGATCATCATCACCACGATCATCCTGACTTCAGGATTTGCCATCTTCTGCTTTTCGCAGTTTGCCGCCACCTTCCACACAGGATTGTTTGTGAGTGTGTCATTTATCGTAGCATTGATTGCGGACCTGACTTTACTTCCTGTTTTGATTCTCTACTTTTTGCCTCGCAAGGTTTTGAGAAGAAAATAG